In a genomic window of Candidatus Microthrix parvicella Bio17-1:
- a CDS encoding CDP-alcohol phosphatidyltransferase family protein, whose translation MFDGNFRPQVEAKLKPVGHQIKRTGITADHLTIAGLVMAVAAAVVISLGWWHLGLLLVVLTGVPDLLDGAVAKASGTAGPRGAFFDSVVDRVTDALLFGAVAVNFSQTRPNWVWLPVAVLASASWVSYIRAKAESLGFDARGGLVERAERFVIFLVALLFPVLMIPALLLMVVLNVGTAVQRFVKVWKQASAERPPTSRQRRRPRRSEATMAERWQIRRDARDRRLASRR comes from the coding sequence ATGTTCGACGGAAACTTCCGTCCCCAGGTCGAGGCCAAGCTCAAGCCTGTTGGCCATCAGATCAAGCGCACCGGCATCACCGCCGACCACCTGACCATCGCCGGCCTGGTCATGGCGGTCGCTGCGGCGGTCGTCATCAGCCTCGGCTGGTGGCATTTGGGGCTTCTGCTCGTCGTCCTCACCGGGGTGCCGGACCTGCTCGACGGCGCCGTCGCCAAAGCCTCGGGCACCGCCGGCCCCAGAGGTGCCTTCTTCGATTCGGTGGTCGACCGTGTCACCGACGCGCTGCTCTTTGGCGCCGTCGCAGTGAACTTCAGCCAGACCCGACCCAACTGGGTGTGGCTGCCGGTGGCGGTGCTGGCCAGCGCCTCCTGGGTGAGCTACATACGCGCCAAAGCCGAGTCGCTTGGCTTCGACGCCCGCGGCGGGCTGGTGGAGCGGGCCGAGCGCTTCGTGATCTTCCTGGTGGCGCTGCTGTTCCCCGTGCTGATGATCCCCGCGCTGCTCCTGATGGTGGTCCTCAACGTGGGTACCGCCGTTCAGCGCTTCGTCAAAGTATGGAAGCAGGCCTCCGCCGAGCGCCCCCCCACCTCCCGTCAGCGTCGCCGCCCCCGGCGCAGCGAGGCCACCATGGCCGAGCGTTGGCAGATCCGTCGGGACGCACGCGACCGCCGTCTGGCATCGCGCCGCTGA
- the trpA gene encoding tryptophan synthase subunit alpha produces MNAPDASAPEHQHTPGRLEAALRRRRANGGKALVPYLTGGLGEWVPTVEAVAQAGADAIEIGVPFSDPVMDGPTIQAASDQALREGALPYEVIEAAGAADVGIPLAVMTYYNLVFRPGVTRFAGELARAGIAGAILPDLPLDEAGPWIAAADGAGVETVLLAAPTTPDERLQRIADRSRGFLYAVGLLGVTGERASLADSAKEIARRAKAITDLPVLVGVGVSTPQQAVEVCEVADGVVVGSAFVRTVLEGGSPDQVAEQVATFRDALDRGA; encoded by the coding sequence ATGAACGCCCCGGACGCTTCAGCCCCAGAGCACCAGCACACGCCCGGACGGCTGGAGGCGGCGCTGCGGCGCCGCAGGGCCAACGGTGGCAAGGCACTCGTGCCGTACCTCACCGGCGGGCTGGGGGAGTGGGTGCCCACCGTCGAGGCCGTCGCCCAGGCCGGCGCCGATGCCATCGAGATCGGCGTGCCCTTCTCCGACCCGGTGATGGATGGCCCCACCATTCAGGCCGCCTCCGACCAGGCGCTCAGGGAAGGCGCGCTGCCCTACGAGGTGATCGAGGCCGCGGGCGCCGCCGACGTGGGCATTCCGCTCGCTGTCATGACCTATTACAACCTGGTGTTCCGCCCTGGTGTCACGAGGTTTGCGGGCGAGTTGGCCCGCGCCGGCATTGCCGGGGCCATCCTGCCCGACCTTCCCCTGGACGAGGCCGGCCCGTGGATTGCGGCCGCCGACGGGGCGGGTGTCGAGACTGTGCTGCTGGCTGCACCCACCACCCCCGATGAGCGTCTCCAGCGCATCGCCGACCGGTCCAGAGGCTTTCTCTACGCAGTCGGGCTGCTCGGAGTCACCGGGGAGCGGGCCAGCCTGGCCGACTCCGCCAAGGAGATCGCCCGGAGGGCCAAGGCCATCACCGACCTGCCTGTGCTGGTGGGCGTTGGGGTGTCCACACCACAGCAGGCGGTGGAGGTGTGCGAGGTGGCCGACGGTGTCGTGGTTGGTTCGGCCTTCGTTCGCACGGTGTTGGAGGGTGGATCGCCCGACCAGGTGGCCGAACAGGTCGCCACATTCCGCGATGCACTCGATCGAGGCGCCTGA
- the cysS gene encoding cysteine--tRNA ligase: MRLFDTKRREIVPFEPGPVVTMYTCGITPYDSTHLGHAATYLTYDVLQRRLRDLGHETRCVRNITDVDDSILPKARELGVHYLDLAAAEMARFDADMEALGMLPAYSEPRATSAIPDIRGFIGMVIDSGHAYESGGSVYFEVATLRSFGSLSGLSREDMLALAAERGGNPDDPNKRDPLDFVLWQPSADDEPSWESMWGPGRPGWHIECSTLCLRELGTTIDLHGGGSDLIFPHHECEAAQSEAATGQPLVRHWMHQAMVHMDGEKMSKSLGNLAFVSELSQQFHPMAIRLGVLGNHYRTEWEFGDDLMPDAQQRWLRWQQAGDGDGGLNEVRVALDDDLDTPSAIAAIDAAVARGEGVSEAALLLGVDLQR; the protein is encoded by the coding sequence GTGCGTCTCTTCGACACCAAGCGGCGGGAGATCGTGCCGTTCGAACCCGGTCCCGTGGTCACGATGTACACGTGCGGCATCACGCCCTACGACTCCACCCACCTCGGCCACGCGGCCACCTATCTCACCTACGACGTGTTGCAGCGCCGCCTGCGGGACCTCGGCCACGAGACCCGCTGCGTGCGCAACATCACCGACGTGGACGACTCGATCCTGCCCAAGGCGCGCGAGTTGGGTGTGCACTACCTCGACCTCGCCGCCGCCGAGATGGCCCGGTTCGACGCGGACATGGAGGCGCTCGGCATGTTGCCCGCCTACTCCGAGCCCCGGGCAACCTCCGCCATCCCTGACATCCGCGGCTTCATCGGCATGGTGATCGACTCGGGCCATGCCTACGAGTCGGGTGGCTCGGTGTACTTCGAGGTGGCGACGCTTCGGTCGTTCGGATCGCTGTCCGGCTTGTCGCGGGAGGACATGCTGGCGCTGGCCGCCGAGCGGGGTGGAAACCCGGACGATCCCAACAAGCGGGACCCGCTGGACTTCGTCTTGTGGCAGCCCTCCGCCGACGACGAACCGTCGTGGGAGTCGATGTGGGGGCCGGGCCGACCGGGCTGGCACATCGAGTGCTCCACCCTGTGCCTGCGCGAACTTGGCACCACCATCGACCTTCATGGCGGCGGGTCCGACCTGATCTTCCCGCATCACGAGTGCGAGGCGGCCCAATCGGAGGCCGCCACCGGTCAGCCGCTGGTGCGCCACTGGATGCATCAGGCAATGGTGCATATGGACGGCGAGAAGATGTCGAAGTCGCTTGGCAACCTGGCCTTCGTCAGCGAGCTCTCCCAGCAGTTCCATCCCATGGCCATCCGCCTGGGGGTGCTGGGCAACCACTACCGCACCGAGTGGGAGTTCGGCGACGACCTGATGCCCGACGCTCAGCAGCGTTGGCTGCGCTGGCAGCAGGCGGGGGACGGCGACGGTGGTCTCAACGAGGTCCGCGTCGCACTCGACGACGATCTCGATACCCCCTCCGCCATCGCCGCAATCGATGCTGCGGTCGCACGGGGTGAGGGCGTTTCCGAGGCGGCGCTGCTGCTTGGAGTGGACCTCCAGCGCTGA
- a CDS encoding lysophospholipid acyltransferase family protein, with translation MPFGMGPLEIGQLQRPIKAVLRPAFNFAWRVTIEGAENVPLSGGAIIAPNHLSVLDSFFVPCSLPRRITYVGKAEYLDDWKTKTLFPAMGMIPIDRRGGEHAQAALDAAADVLRRGELFGIYPEGTRSRSGDLHKGHTGMARLAMETNSPIVPVGLLGTLAVQPPDAKFPRPFRDVLIRFGEPISPDRYSDRLGDRLALRQLTDEVMWEIRRLTGQSYDDTYATKAAKPEASREPAAAAASSATVLPGVGGEVRGGRHLRPAATSSNSTASSVATRPSSSSVLAARPLTPGIGVGAASSVTTNRAVDDSAAEPLPSDEVADATTNSGGLLERASSSTVLKPRPLVTA, from the coding sequence ATGCCATTTGGGATGGGCCCACTGGAAATTGGACAGCTGCAAAGGCCCATCAAGGCCGTGCTGAGGCCGGCGTTCAACTTCGCCTGGAGGGTCACCATCGAGGGTGCTGAGAACGTCCCCCTCAGCGGTGGCGCCATCATTGCGCCCAACCACCTGTCGGTGCTCGATTCGTTCTTCGTGCCGTGCAGCCTGCCCCGTCGCATCACCTATGTGGGCAAGGCCGAGTATCTCGACGACTGGAAAACCAAGACGCTGTTTCCTGCCATGGGCATGATCCCGATCGACCGGCGTGGCGGCGAGCACGCTCAGGCCGCACTCGACGCCGCCGCCGACGTTCTACGGCGGGGCGAGCTGTTTGGCATCTACCCGGAGGGCACCCGCAGCCGGTCCGGCGACCTCCACAAGGGCCACACCGGCATGGCGCGCCTGGCGATGGAGACCAACTCGCCGATCGTGCCGGTGGGGCTGCTCGGCACCTTGGCGGTGCAGCCACCCGATGCCAAGTTCCCCAGGCCGTTCCGCGATGTGCTCATCCGCTTCGGTGAGCCGATCTCACCTGATCGCTACAGCGATCGGCTGGGTGACCGTTTGGCGCTGCGCCAACTGACCGACGAGGTCATGTGGGAGATCCGTCGGCTGACAGGCCAGAGCTACGACGACACCTACGCCACGAAGGCCGCCAAGCCGGAGGCCTCTCGAGAGCCGGCCGCTGCGGCCGCCTCCTCGGCCACCGTGCTGCCTGGTGTCGGTGGCGAGGTCAGGGGTGGGCGCCACCTGCGTCCCGCCGCCACCTCGTCCAACTCGACCGCCTCATCGGTGGCCACCCGGCCGTCCTCCAGTTCGGTCCTGGCAGCCCGCCCGCTGACGCCCGGCATCGGGGTCGGCGCAGCTTCGTCGGTCACCACCAACCGCGCGGTCGACGATTCGGCCGCCGAGCCGTTGCCTTCGGACGAGGTAGCCGATGCCACGACCAACTCGGGCGGGTTGTTGGAACGAGCGTCCTCCTCCACGGTGCTCAAGCCCCGCCCACTGGTCACCGCCTAG
- a CDS encoding HU family DNA-binding protein, with protein sequence MNKSELVSTIARRTELSEKDVNAVLGEFITVVGEVVAKGTDKLTIPGFISFEQTERKARMGRNPQTGEQIQVPATKAVKISAGSKLKKVAKGEVQP encoded by the coding sequence ATGAACAAGAGTGAACTGGTCTCGACCATCGCCCGTCGCACCGAGTTGTCCGAGAAGGACGTCAACGCAGTGCTCGGCGAGTTCATCACCGTCGTCGGCGAGGTGGTTGCGAAGGGCACCGACAAGCTGACCATCCCCGGCTTCATCTCCTTCGAGCAGACCGAGCGCAAGGCTCGCATGGGCCGCAACCCGCAGACCGGCGAGCAGATCCAGGTCCCGGCCACCAAGGCCGTGAAGATCTCAGCTGGTTCCAAGCTGAAGAAGGTTGCCAAGGGCGAGGTTCAGCCCTGA
- a CDS encoding phosphatidylinositol mannoside acyltransferase, translating into MVLGISVLDLFKVGTRAAGLLPRPGANLISQGLGTAVAPILAERRLLIQRNLDRATGHTLTPLRRQALTTAAFRSYGRYWEDLLRLPNMSIDELAANFDSRGLHHVDEALATGTGPILALPHVGRWEWAAAWLTRVHGVEVTAVVETIEPPELFSWFHAKRQALGINVVPLGPAAVGAISRAVKQGHVVCLLSDRDIGGGGPEVEFFGERTRLPAGPVTMALRTGAALLPAAVYETAGNRVLGVVRPPMDLTREGRLRSDIARLTQHLAYELEELISAHPEQWHLQSANWPSDIVALRAAGYSPDPLPGSKPIGPDN; encoded by the coding sequence ATGGTGCTGGGCATCTCCGTCCTCGACCTGTTCAAGGTGGGCACCCGCGCCGCCGGCCTCCTGCCCCGGCCGGGGGCCAACCTCATCTCCCAGGGTCTCGGCACCGCGGTGGCCCCGATTTTGGCCGAGCGTCGCCTGCTGATTCAGCGCAACCTCGACCGGGCCACAGGCCACACCCTCACGCCGTTGCGACGCCAGGCCCTCACCACTGCGGCGTTCCGGTCGTACGGACGCTATTGGGAGGACCTGCTCCGACTGCCCAACATGTCGATCGACGAGTTGGCGGCCAATTTCGACAGTCGGGGACTGCATCATGTCGACGAGGCGCTCGCCACGGGCACCGGACCGATCCTGGCGCTGCCCCACGTTGGCAGGTGGGAGTGGGCGGCGGCGTGGCTCACCCGGGTGCACGGCGTGGAGGTGACCGCCGTGGTTGAAACGATCGAGCCGCCAGAGCTGTTCAGTTGGTTCCATGCCAAACGCCAGGCGCTGGGCATCAACGTGGTGCCGCTGGGGCCCGCTGCGGTGGGTGCCATCAGCCGTGCGGTGAAGCAGGGCCACGTCGTCTGTCTGCTGTCGGACCGCGACATCGGTGGCGGCGGCCCAGAGGTGGAGTTCTTCGGTGAGCGCACGCGCCTGCCCGCCGGCCCGGTCACCATGGCGCTGCGCACCGGCGCAGCACTGCTGCCCGCCGCCGTCTATGAGACCGCCGGCAACCGTGTGCTTGGCGTGGTGCGGCCACCGATGGATCTCACCCGCGAGGGTCGATTGCGTTCCGACATTGCGCGTCTCACCCAGCACCTGGCCTACGAACTGGAGGAGCTCATTTCGGCTCACCCCGAGCAGTGGCACCTTCAGTCCGCCAACTGGCCGAGCGACATCGTGGCACTCCGCGCCGCCGGGTACTCGCCCGACCCGCTGCCCGGATCCAAGCCGATAGGGCCGGACAACTAG
- a CDS encoding HIT family protein: MTLEHLWSTWRSDYVGTLGDAAPTHDLTLFERILAAPGTDRDKFVVARGGHCFVLLNLFPYTAGHAMVLPNRGVPGLSDLNDDEFAELWSLVRDLTAACTDGLGCDAVNVGVNLGEAAGGSQSDHLHVHVVPRWAGDANFMTATADTRTLPVALPEAWDRLRAGWPGGAPAAWMEG; the protein is encoded by the coding sequence GTGACGCTCGAGCACCTGTGGAGCACGTGGCGATCCGACTACGTGGGCACACTCGGCGACGCGGCCCCGACGCACGACCTCACGTTGTTCGAGCGGATCCTGGCCGCCCCCGGAACCGATCGCGACAAGTTTGTGGTGGCACGCGGCGGCCACTGCTTCGTCCTGCTCAACCTGTTCCCCTACACCGCCGGCCACGCCATGGTGCTGCCCAACCGCGGTGTCCCGGGCCTGAGCGACCTGAACGACGATGAGTTTGCCGAGTTGTGGTCGCTCGTTCGTGACCTCACGGCGGCCTGCACCGACGGTCTGGGCTGCGACGCCGTCAACGTGGGTGTCAACCTGGGCGAGGCGGCCGGGGGTTCCCAGAGTGATCACCTGCACGTGCATGTGGTTCCCCGTTGGGCCGGAGACGCCAACTTCATGACCGCAACCGCCGACACCCGCACCTTGCCGGTGGCGCTGCCCGAGGCCTGGGACCGGCTGCGCGCCGGCTGGCCAGGCGGCGCCCCCGCCGCATGGATGGAAGGATGA
- a CDS encoding glycosyltransferase family 4 protein, with protein sequence MRIGLVCPYSLSVPGGVQGQVLGLARALRRRGHEVRVLAPCDGPPPEPGVTPLGASIPFATNGSVAPLAPDLSAQLRVMRAVWDEDFDVLHLHEPLVPGITNTALVVKPCPMVGTFHASGDFSAYSSWLRPLGSWAVRRLDVRVAVSDDARSTAGVWFDDDDMLVLFNAVDTEAFARVTPHEAEGPSIFFVGRHETRKGLAVLLEAMKQLPQDVSLWVAGTGPLTDELQASTVGDDRIEWLGRLSDAERDARMAGATVFCAPAIGGESFGVVLLEAMAAGTPVVASNIPGYTNVGTHDRNALLAEPDDPTALAKALNAVLGDQALAKRLVVAGHRRANAYSMERLAASYEQLYRDAMARTPAAG encoded by the coding sequence ATGCGCATCGGTCTCGTCTGCCCCTACAGCCTGAGCGTGCCCGGTGGCGTGCAGGGCCAGGTGCTGGGCCTGGCCAGGGCGCTGCGACGACGGGGCCACGAGGTACGCGTGTTGGCGCCGTGCGATGGGCCGCCGCCCGAGCCGGGCGTGACCCCGTTGGGTGCGTCCATTCCGTTCGCCACCAACGGTTCGGTGGCGCCGCTGGCCCCGGACCTGTCGGCACAGCTGCGCGTGATGCGCGCCGTGTGGGACGAGGACTTCGATGTGTTGCACCTGCACGAACCGTTGGTGCCCGGCATCACCAACACGGCACTGGTGGTGAAACCCTGCCCGATGGTCGGCACGTTCCACGCCTCGGGCGACTTCTCGGCCTACTCATCGTGGCTGCGGCCGCTGGGTTCCTGGGCCGTCCGGCGCCTGGACGTGCGCGTGGCCGTGTCGGACGACGCCCGCTCCACCGCAGGGGTGTGGTTCGACGACGACGACATGCTGGTGCTGTTCAACGCCGTGGACACCGAGGCGTTCGCCCGAGTCACCCCCCACGAGGCCGAGGGTCCCTCCATCTTCTTCGTGGGGCGTCATGAGACACGCAAGGGCCTTGCCGTCCTGCTGGAGGCCATGAAGCAGCTTCCCCAGGACGTCAGCCTGTGGGTGGCCGGCACCGGTCCGTTGACCGACGAGCTTCAGGCGTCCACGGTGGGCGACGATCGCATCGAGTGGCTTGGCCGCCTCAGCGACGCCGAGCGGGATGCGCGCATGGCCGGGGCCACCGTGTTCTGCGCACCTGCGATCGGTGGCGAGAGCTTCGGGGTCGTCCTGCTGGAGGCGATGGCGGCCGGTACGCCGGTGGTCGCCTCAAACATCCCCGGTTACACCAACGTGGGCACCCACGACCGCAACGCGCTCCTCGCCGAACCCGACGACCCCACCGCGCTGGCAAAGGCGCTCAACGCCGTGCTGGGCGACCAGGCGCTGGCGAAACGCCTGGTCGTGGCCGGCCATCGACGGGCCAACGCCTATTCCATGGAGCGCCTGGCCGCCTCCTACGAGCAGTTGTATCGGGACGCCATGGCTCGCACACCGGCCGCCGGTTAG
- the thrS gene encoding threonine--tRNA ligase — translation MSAILVTLPDGSQRELDEGATGADLAADIGPGLAKAVLIAEVNGEPKDLGAPLPDGAQVRFLTKRDPEVLEHLRHSTAHVLAQAVLDLWPGATFAGGPPIEDGFYYDFELPGGGTFSEDDLVRIEKRMNQIIKSNQRFERYELPLDDAMAEMADHPYKQAFMSAASAGDDSDGDAAAGEAISFYRNGDGFIDMCRGPHVPSTGKLGWFKLMRVAGAYFRGSEANPMLQRIYGTAWTSKDDLGAHLERLEQAAARDHRRLGAELDLFSFPDEIGSGLAVFHPKGGIVRMLMEDYSRKRHAEAGYEFVNSPHITKENLFQTSGHLDWFADGMFPPMQLDLDGDGNATNYYLKPMNCPFHILIFRSRMRSYRELPLRMFEFGTVYRYEKSGVLHGLTRVRGLTMDDAHIFTTKENMAAELASLLDFVLSLLRDYGLDDFYLELSTRPEEKAVGTDEEWDEATEALREVAEGQGLDLVMDPGGGAFYGPKISVQARDAIGRTWQMSTIQVDFQLPQRFELEYVGSDGERHRPIMIHRALFGSVERFFGVLVEHYAGAFPTWLAPVQVAILPVADSHDDYAHALAARLKAAGYRSEVVEANDTLGKRIRNAKGQKLPYVLVVGDDDIAHDTVGVNPRGGSVERDVGVAEFIGRLSAEVESKGVPEAPGVAHQVIDDASSTAASPPDPL, via the coding sequence ATGTCAGCGATCCTGGTCACGCTTCCCGACGGTTCACAACGAGAACTGGACGAGGGGGCCACTGGGGCCGACCTGGCCGCCGACATCGGGCCCGGCCTGGCCAAGGCGGTGCTGATCGCCGAGGTGAACGGCGAGCCCAAAGACCTTGGCGCACCGTTGCCCGACGGAGCGCAGGTGAGGTTCCTCACCAAACGCGACCCCGAGGTGCTCGAGCACCTGCGCCACTCCACCGCTCACGTGTTGGCACAGGCGGTGCTCGACCTCTGGCCCGGCGCCACGTTCGCCGGTGGTCCGCCCATCGAGGACGGCTTCTACTACGACTTCGAGCTGCCCGGGGGCGGCACCTTCTCCGAGGACGACCTCGTCCGCATCGAAAAGCGGATGAATCAGATCATCAAGTCCAATCAGCGATTCGAACGGTACGAGTTGCCGTTGGACGATGCCATGGCCGAGATGGCCGATCACCCGTACAAGCAGGCCTTCATGTCGGCCGCCTCAGCGGGCGACGACTCCGATGGTGATGCGGCGGCAGGCGAGGCGATCAGCTTTTACCGCAACGGTGACGGGTTCATCGACATGTGTCGCGGCCCCCACGTGCCCTCCACCGGCAAGCTCGGCTGGTTCAAGCTGATGCGGGTGGCGGGCGCCTACTTCCGCGGCTCTGAGGCCAACCCGATGCTGCAGCGCATCTATGGCACCGCGTGGACCTCCAAGGACGACCTCGGCGCCCACCTCGAACGCCTCGAGCAGGCGGCCGCCCGCGACCACCGCCGACTGGGCGCGGAGCTCGACCTGTTCAGCTTTCCCGACGAGATCGGCTCGGGTCTGGCGGTGTTCCATCCCAAGGGTGGCATCGTGCGCATGCTGATGGAGGACTACTCCCGCAAGCGCCACGCCGAGGCGGGCTACGAGTTCGTCAACTCGCCCCACATCACCAAAGAGAACCTGTTCCAAACCTCGGGCCACCTCGACTGGTTCGCCGACGGCATGTTCCCGCCGATGCAGTTGGACCTGGACGGCGACGGCAACGCCACCAACTACTACCTGAAGCCGATGAACTGCCCGTTCCACATCCTGATCTTTCGCTCACGGATGCGCAGCTACCGGGAGCTGCCGTTGCGCATGTTCGAGTTCGGCACGGTGTACCGCTACGAGAAGTCGGGCGTGCTGCACGGGCTCACCCGGGTGCGCGGCCTCACCATGGACGACGCCCACATCTTCACCACCAAGGAGAACATGGCCGCCGAGTTGGCGTCACTGCTCGACTTCGTGCTGTCGCTGCTGCGTGACTACGGCCTGGACGACTTCTACCTGGAGCTGTCGACCCGACCGGAGGAGAAGGCGGTGGGCACCGACGAGGAGTGGGACGAGGCCACCGAGGCGCTCCGTGAGGTGGCGGAGGGACAGGGCCTCGACCTGGTGATGGATCCCGGCGGCGGCGCCTTCTACGGCCCCAAGATCTCCGTACAGGCCCGGGATGCCATCGGGCGAACCTGGCAGATGTCCACCATCCAGGTGGACTTCCAACTTCCGCAGCGCTTCGAGTTGGAGTACGTGGGTTCCGATGGCGAACGCCACCGGCCCATCATGATCCACCGGGCCCTGTTCGGGTCGGTGGAGCGCTTCTTCGGTGTGCTGGTGGAGCACTACGCCGGGGCGTTCCCCACCTGGTTGGCGCCGGTACAGGTGGCGATCCTGCCAGTGGCCGACTCCCACGACGACTATGCCCACGCCCTGGCCGCACGGCTGAAGGCCGCCGGGTATCGATCCGAGGTCGTCGAGGCCAACGACACCCTTGGCAAGCGCATCCGCAACGCCAAGGGCCAGAAGCTGCCCTACGTGCTCGTCGTCGGCGACGACGACATCGCCCACGACACCGTGGGCGTCAACCCTCGCGGCGGTTCGGTGGAGCGCGACGTCGGCGTCGCCGAGTTCATTGGTCGCCTGAGCGCAGAGGTGGAATCCAAGGGTGTCCCCGAAGCCCCGGGTGTGGCCCACCAGGTGATCGACGACGCGTCCAGCACGGCCGCGTCACCACCGGACCCGTTGTGA
- the trpB gene encoding tryptophan synthase subunit beta, whose translation MGDPGSTGRFGEFGGRYVPETLVPACQQLEAAFRDAWADEAFRSELNGLLTDYAGRPSPLTEAHRLSEELGCRVLLKREDLNHTGSHKINNVLGQALLARRMGKSKLVAETGAGQHGVATATAAALMGMECVVYMGEVDMARQELNVFRMRLLGTEVRPARSGSRTLKDAVNEAMRSWVATVESTHYCLGSVMGPHPYPWMVREFHRVIGEEAYAQVRKLTGADPDVVTACVGGGSNAAGIFSGFVDTDAELVGVEPAGGAAIGGGAVGVVHGMASYLKQDDVGQVVEAQSISAGLDYPGVGPEHSHLAAEGRARYVPVTDAEVIEAFQLLSRTEGIIPALESAHALAWVSKARSELAGKTVLVNLSGRGDKDVGQMMEVLG comes from the coding sequence ATGGGCGATCCGGGTTCCACCGGTCGCTTTGGGGAATTTGGCGGCAGATATGTGCCCGAGACGCTGGTGCCGGCCTGCCAGCAGCTGGAGGCGGCGTTCCGTGACGCCTGGGCCGACGAGGCGTTCCGGTCCGAGCTCAACGGCCTCCTCACCGACTACGCCGGTCGCCCCAGCCCGCTCACCGAGGCCCACCGCCTGTCCGAGGAGCTGGGTTGCCGGGTGTTACTCAAGCGGGAGGACCTCAACCACACCGGCTCGCACAAGATCAACAACGTGCTGGGCCAGGCGCTGCTGGCACGGCGTATGGGCAAGTCCAAGCTGGTGGCCGAGACCGGTGCCGGTCAGCACGGCGTCGCCACCGCCACGGCAGCGGCGCTCATGGGCATGGAGTGTGTGGTCTACATGGGGGAGGTGGACATGGCTCGCCAGGAGCTCAACGTGTTTCGCATGCGCCTGCTGGGCACGGAGGTGCGTCCCGCCCGCAGCGGCAGCCGCACCCTGAAGGACGCGGTCAACGAGGCGATGCGTTCGTGGGTGGCCACCGTCGAGTCCACCCACTACTGCCTGGGTTCGGTGATGGGCCCTCACCCGTATCCCTGGATGGTGCGTGAGTTTCACCGGGTGATCGGCGAGGAGGCGTATGCGCAGGTGCGAAAGCTCACCGGCGCCGACCCCGACGTGGTAACGGCCTGCGTCGGCGGCGGTTCAAACGCCGCCGGCATCTTCTCCGGGTTCGTCGACACCGATGCCGAGCTGGTTGGTGTGGAGCCCGCTGGTGGCGCCGCCATCGGCGGAGGGGCCGTCGGCGTGGTGCACGGCATGGCCTCGTATCTGAAGCAGGACGACGTCGGCCAGGTGGTCGAGGCCCAATCGATCTCGGCAGGTTTGGATTACCCGGGTGTCGGCCCCGAGCACAGCCATCTGGCCGCAGAGGGCCGGGCCCGTTACGTGCCGGTGACCGATGCGGAGGTCATCGAGGCGTTCCAGTTGCTCAGCCGCACCGAGGGGATCATCCCGGCGCTGGAGTCGGCCCATGCCCTCGCCTGGGTGTCCAAGGCCAGGTCCGAGCTGGCAGGCAAGACCGTGCTGGTCAATTTGTCGGGTAGGGGCGACAAGGACGTGGGCCAGATGATGGAGGTGCTCGGATGA